One genomic segment of Amycolatopsis sp. Hca4 includes these proteins:
- a CDS encoding MarR family winged helix-turn-helix transcriptional regulator, with amino-acid sequence MSTPGHLVWRLSTKWRVAVDRALAPAGLTHAQYVFLSSLFGLERAGASPSQRELADHTGLEALYVSKLARTLDADGLVERTRDPADTRTVRLRLTARGREVTEPAIATVAELLDRLLAPLGGRHGDRTAALVRELGVLLDTPLDS; translated from the coding sequence ATGAGCACCCCCGGTCACCTCGTCTGGCGGCTCTCCACGAAGTGGCGGGTCGCCGTCGACCGCGCCCTGGCCCCCGCCGGGCTCACGCACGCGCAGTACGTCTTCCTGTCTTCGCTCTTCGGGCTGGAGCGCGCCGGCGCGAGCCCGAGCCAGCGTGAACTGGCCGACCACACCGGCCTGGAAGCGCTCTACGTCTCCAAGCTCGCCCGCACGCTCGACGCCGACGGGCTCGTCGAACGCACCCGCGACCCGGCCGACACCCGGACCGTCCGGCTGCGCCTGACCGCCCGCGGGCGCGAGGTGACCGAGCCGGCGATCGCCACCGTGGCCGAGCTGCTCGACCGGCTCCTCGCCCCGCTCGGCGGCCGGCACGGCGACCGCACCGCGGCGCTGGTCCGGGAACTCGGCGTCCTCCTCGACACCCCACTGGATTCCTGA
- a CDS encoding haloalkane dehalogenase — MLHHEETGTGTPIVFLHGNPSSSHSWRNVLPHVGGGRLLAPDLIGMGRSPKPDIAYTFADHARHLDAWFDALGLDDVVLVGHDWGGALAFDFAARHPGRVRGLAFFETIVKPMAWEDLTPQAAERSRKIRTPGVGEDMVLTQDLFIRQAFTGGVRTPVGDDDLAAYLAPFPTPESRRPVLAWARQLPLGGDPAGLVERIEAYDEWLAGSASTPKLLLTFESSPTLLIGEKMAQWCAEHIAALDVVACGEAGHHAQEDRPKEIAAEIASWLDRHGLR; from the coding sequence ATGCTGCACCACGAAGAAACCGGCACCGGTACCCCGATCGTGTTCCTGCATGGCAATCCCAGCTCGTCGCACAGCTGGCGCAACGTCCTCCCGCACGTCGGCGGCGGTCGGCTGCTCGCCCCCGACCTGATCGGCATGGGCCGCTCGCCGAAGCCGGACATCGCGTACACCTTCGCCGACCACGCCCGCCACCTGGACGCCTGGTTCGACGCGCTCGGCCTGGACGACGTCGTCCTCGTCGGGCACGACTGGGGTGGCGCGCTCGCCTTCGACTTCGCCGCCCGCCACCCCGGCCGCGTCCGCGGGCTCGCCTTCTTCGAAACCATCGTGAAGCCGATGGCCTGGGAGGACTTGACGCCACAGGCAGCCGAGCGCTCGCGGAAGATCCGCACGCCCGGCGTCGGCGAGGACATGGTGCTGACGCAGGACCTGTTCATCCGCCAGGCGTTCACCGGCGGGGTGCGCACCCCGGTCGGCGACGACGACCTGGCCGCCTACCTCGCCCCGTTCCCGACACCGGAAAGCCGTCGCCCGGTGCTGGCGTGGGCGCGCCAGCTGCCACTCGGCGGCGACCCGGCCGGGCTCGTCGAGCGCATCGAGGCCTACGACGAGTGGCTGGCCGGCAGCGCGAGCACGCCGAAGCTGCTCCTGACGTTCGAAAGCTCACCGACGCTGCTCATCGGCGAGAAGATGGCGCAGTGGTGCGCGGAGCACATCGCCGCGCTCGACGTGGTCGCCTGCGGGGAAGCGGGACACCACGCGCAGGAGGACCGCCCGAAGGAGATCGCGGCGGAGATCGCCTCCTGGCTGGACCGGCACGGGCTGCGCTGA
- a CDS encoding TetR/AcrR family transcriptional regulator produces the protein MPIMSRAVPVPAEGGQHRQPIIAAAIELTARSGWPAVTMARLAELAGVSRQTVYNEIGSKPALADAMVAHELDRFLSAVGAAFDRHPDDLVEAIYDAVRAVLELADDNTLLRAIASATHGTAPELLPLLTTDASALLARAKAVLAARVAAYRLPLAEDQVEVVIDLVVRAVLSHVMQPSDTPARTADALAWVVARVLGVTANPPLRHT, from the coding sequence ATGCCGATCATGAGCAGGGCGGTTCCGGTGCCGGCGGAAGGTGGTCAGCACCGGCAGCCGATCATCGCCGCGGCGATCGAGCTGACGGCGCGGTCCGGCTGGCCGGCCGTCACGATGGCGCGGCTGGCCGAGCTGGCCGGGGTCAGCCGTCAGACGGTGTACAACGAGATCGGGTCCAAGCCCGCGCTCGCCGACGCGATGGTGGCGCACGAGCTCGACCGGTTCCTCTCGGCGGTCGGCGCCGCGTTCGACCGCCACCCGGACGACCTGGTCGAGGCGATCTACGACGCGGTCCGCGCGGTCCTCGAGCTGGCCGACGACAACACGCTGCTGCGCGCGATCGCCTCCGCCACCCACGGCACGGCGCCGGAGCTGCTGCCGCTGCTGACGACCGACGCGAGTGCGCTGCTCGCCCGGGCGAAGGCGGTGCTGGCCGCCCGGGTGGCGGCGTACCGGCTTCCGCTGGCCGAGGACCAGGTCGAGGTGGTGATCGACCTGGTCGTCCGCGCGGTGCTCAGCCACGTGATGCAACCGTCGGACACCCCGGCCCGGACGGCGGACGCCCTGGCCTGGGTCGTCGCCCGCGTCCTCGGCGTGACGGCGAACCCCCCGCTGCGGCACACGTAG
- a CDS encoding fatty acid desaturase, with translation MSEATGTVAAGSTERWRDRKRYLWLIGLVVPSLAFLAIGLHAATGWGGWFWIGPVVILVIVPLVDLVAGLDRSNPPDDVIARLENDRYYRWITFAFLPVQYLGFAAAFWLIARGELTVVDKIGLAVSIGCVGGIGINTAHELGHKKESHERWLSKIALAQSWYGHFYIEHNRGHHVRVATPEDPASSRVGESFYRFWPRTVAGSLKSAWRLERKRYARRNRHPYRLGNDVVNAWLMSAVLWAAMVAWLGAGILPYLVIQAVVGFSLLEVVNYMEHYGMLRQRVGAPGRRRYERVDPSHSWNSNNIATNVLLYHLQRHSDHHANPTRRYQTLRDFAESPVLPTGYAGMILLALVPPLWRRVMDPRVLAHYDGDISRANIQPGKRAKVLARYGTRVTAVAPELADTRGDATEGGMCPGCGYVYDERRGDPREGFPAGTPWAAIPDSWCCPDCGVREKIDFVAPGRVGPAAAGTT, from the coding sequence ATGAGCGAAGCGACCGGGACCGTGGCCGCCGGCTCCACCGAACGGTGGCGCGATCGCAAGCGGTACCTCTGGCTGATCGGCCTGGTCGTGCCCTCACTGGCGTTCCTCGCCATCGGGCTGCACGCCGCCACCGGGTGGGGTGGCTGGTTCTGGATCGGGCCGGTCGTGATCCTCGTGATCGTGCCGCTCGTCGACCTGGTCGCCGGGCTGGACCGGAGCAACCCGCCCGACGACGTCATCGCGCGGCTGGAGAACGACCGCTACTACCGCTGGATCACCTTCGCCTTCCTGCCCGTCCAGTACCTCGGCTTCGCGGCGGCGTTCTGGCTGATCGCGCGGGGCGAGCTCACCGTCGTGGACAAGATCGGGCTCGCCGTCTCCATCGGGTGCGTCGGCGGGATCGGCATCAACACCGCGCACGAACTGGGCCACAAGAAGGAAAGCCACGAGCGCTGGCTGTCGAAGATCGCGCTGGCCCAGAGCTGGTACGGGCACTTCTACATCGAGCACAACCGCGGCCACCACGTCCGCGTCGCCACCCCGGAGGACCCGGCGAGCAGCCGCGTCGGGGAAAGCTTCTACCGCTTCTGGCCGCGGACGGTGGCCGGCTCGCTGAAGTCCGCGTGGCGGCTGGAGCGCAAGCGCTACGCCCGGCGCAACCGCCACCCGTACCGGCTCGGCAACGACGTCGTCAACGCCTGGCTGATGTCCGCGGTGCTGTGGGCGGCGATGGTCGCCTGGCTCGGCGCCGGCATCCTGCCCTACCTCGTGATCCAGGCCGTGGTCGGCTTTTCACTGCTGGAGGTCGTGAACTACATGGAGCACTACGGCATGCTGCGGCAGCGGGTCGGCGCGCCCGGGCGGCGCCGGTACGAGCGGGTCGATCCCAGTCACAGCTGGAACTCGAACAACATCGCCACCAACGTCCTGCTCTACCACCTGCAGCGGCACAGCGACCACCACGCCAACCCGACGCGGCGCTACCAGACGCTGCGCGACTTCGCCGAGTCGCCGGTGCTGCCCACCGGGTACGCCGGGATGATCCTGCTCGCGCTCGTCCCGCCGCTGTGGCGCCGGGTGATGGACCCGCGGGTGCTCGCCCACTACGACGGTGACATCTCGCGCGCCAACATCCAGCCCGGCAAGCGCGCGAAAGTGCTGGCCCGCTACGGAACCCGCGTCACGGCGGTCGCGCCGGAGCTCGCCGACACCCGCGGCGACGCCACCGAAGGCGGCATGTGCCCCGGCTGCGGCTACGTCTACGACGAGCGGCGCGGCGACCCGCGGGAGGGCTTCCCGGCCGGCACGCCGTGGGCGGCGATCCCGGACTCGTGGTGCTGCCCGGACTGCGGCGTGCGCGAGAAGATCGACTTCGTCGCGCCGGGGCGGGTGGGCCCGGCCGCGGCGGGCACGACCTAG
- a CDS encoding ATP-binding protein, which translates to MLNKDPRDESDKPYDKSIRKRLTRTVLIPSVTLLVLWIAVSSYFLFNGVYVRLVAASVREVSIPAATALAEFQKERQSALQYLDDPALGPARLQQQQRATDEKLAALKDAFAATISNAPDEIASKVNALKAQFDQLPVLRSQISFRSIDRAQVNSYYNGVMDTASNLFDTQARIVPDAEAATGGITATSVFRAGDMMSRETSLVSTAFSAGTFAPDDFAQFAQLSGLYRTQLAQIEPFLDPGVRQKYQALATSTAWRQLATAEEALVKRGPWSTGEQNSVPVSETDWQNATTQVAQSLNDLAITQADKVSAAAIDAGDAQLRNVIIGSIVALLASLAAIIVAVRVSRSLVDRALMTRLARLRNDSLDLARNRLPDIVERLKSGEPVDLQQELPRLDHGRDEIGQVAEAFNVAQLTAVNAAASEAKARSGVHNVFLGIAHRNQVLVHQQLQILDEMEAREDDSTQLAALFQLDHLAARARRTTENLIILGGKQPGRRWRKPVPLMEVLRAAVSETEQYARVQVEQVPDVAIVGAAVADTIHLVAELVDNATSFSPPGSPVEVTSRMVARGVVVDVSDQGLGMKDGVREWANGMMAEAPEFDAMALRADSSLGLFVVARLADRLGITVTFDPSRYGGLRATVLIPTQHLAGEDADRADGPESSPAETTAVLAPVGAPAPQAAESSLRTMDTPSSFSGQIPMKRDTKPRPYPARALTPPDALPSVPSAEPEPVTASPAAELKPTDDRPRLPRREPQQNLVAQLENEPDDSADDVVAPGEGTARTLAAFHKGTRRGRGGPDDNS; encoded by the coding sequence GTGCTGAACAAAGACCCCAGGGACGAGTCGGACAAGCCGTACGACAAGTCGATCCGCAAAAGGCTGACCAGGACCGTTCTCATTCCCAGCGTGACGTTGCTGGTGCTGTGGATCGCGGTCTCGTCCTACTTCCTCTTCAACGGTGTTTACGTCCGGCTGGTCGCGGCTTCCGTCCGTGAGGTCTCGATCCCGGCGGCCACCGCGCTGGCCGAGTTCCAGAAGGAACGCCAGTCCGCCCTGCAGTACCTCGACGACCCGGCGCTCGGCCCGGCCCGCCTCCAGCAGCAGCAGCGGGCCACCGACGAAAAGCTGGCCGCGCTGAAGGACGCCTTCGCCGCGACGATCTCGAACGCGCCGGACGAGATCGCGTCCAAGGTGAACGCGCTGAAGGCCCAGTTCGACCAGCTGCCCGTGCTGCGCTCGCAGATCAGCTTCCGCAGCATCGACCGCGCCCAGGTCAACTCCTACTACAACGGCGTGATGGACACCGCGTCCAACCTCTTCGACACCCAGGCGCGGATCGTCCCCGACGCCGAGGCCGCAACCGGCGGCATCACGGCGACGTCGGTGTTCCGCGCCGGCGACATGATGTCGCGCGAGACGTCGCTGGTCTCCACCGCCTTCTCCGCCGGGACGTTCGCGCCCGACGACTTCGCCCAGTTCGCGCAGCTGTCCGGGCTCTACCGGACGCAGCTGGCCCAGATCGAGCCGTTCCTCGACCCCGGCGTCCGCCAGAAGTACCAGGCGCTGGCCACCAGCACGGCCTGGCGCCAGCTGGCGACGGCCGAAGAGGCGCTCGTCAAGCGCGGTCCGTGGTCGACGGGCGAGCAGAACTCCGTGCCGGTGTCCGAAACGGACTGGCAGAACGCCACGACCCAGGTCGCCCAGAGCCTCAACGACCTCGCGATCACCCAGGCGGACAAGGTTTCCGCCGCCGCGATCGACGCCGGTGACGCCCAGCTGCGCAACGTCATCATCGGCAGCATCGTCGCCCTGCTCGCGTCGCTGGCGGCGATCATCGTCGCCGTCCGGGTGTCGCGCTCGCTCGTCGACCGCGCGCTGATGACGCGCCTCGCGCGGCTGCGCAACGACTCGCTCGACCTCGCGCGCAACCGCCTGCCGGACATCGTGGAGCGGCTCAAGAGCGGCGAACCCGTCGACCTGCAGCAGGAACTCCCCCGGCTCGACCACGGCCGCGACGAGATCGGGCAGGTGGCCGAGGCGTTCAACGTCGCCCAGCTGACCGCCGTCAACGCCGCGGCGAGCGAGGCCAAGGCCCGCAGCGGTGTGCACAACGTGTTCCTCGGCATCGCGCACCGCAACCAGGTCCTCGTCCACCAGCAGCTGCAGATCCTCGACGAGATGGAAGCGCGCGAGGACGACTCGACGCAGCTGGCGGCGCTGTTCCAGCTCGACCACCTCGCCGCCCGCGCCCGCCGCACCACCGAGAACCTGATCATCCTCGGCGGCAAGCAGCCGGGCCGCCGCTGGCGCAAGCCGGTGCCGCTGATGGAGGTCCTGCGCGCGGCCGTCTCGGAAACCGAGCAGTACGCCCGGGTCCAGGTCGAGCAGGTGCCCGACGTCGCGATCGTCGGCGCCGCGGTGGCCGACACGATCCACCTGGTCGCCGAGCTGGTCGACAACGCGACGTCGTTCTCGCCGCCCGGCTCGCCGGTCGAGGTGACCAGCCGGATGGTCGCGCGCGGGGTCGTCGTCGACGTGTCGGACCAGGGGCTCGGCATGAAGGACGGCGTCCGCGAGTGGGCGAACGGGATGATGGCCGAGGCCCCCGAATTCGACGCGATGGCGCTGCGCGCCGACTCCAGCCTCGGCCTGTTCGTGGTCGCGCGGCTGGCCGACCGGCTCGGCATCACCGTCACCTTCGACCCGTCCCGCTACGGCGGCCTGCGCGCCACCGTCCTCATCCCCACCCAGCACCTGGCCGGCGAGGACGCCGACCGGGCCGACGGCCCCGAGTCCAGCCCGGCCGAGACCACCGCGGTCCTCGCCCCGGTGGGCGCCCCGGCGCCGCAGGCGGCAGAAAGCTCGCTCCGCACGATGGACACGCCCTCCTCGTTCAGCGGTCAGATCCCGATGAAGCGAGACACCAAGCCGAGGCCGTACCCGGCACGCGCCCTCACCCCGCCCGACGCCCTCCCGTCGGTGCCGTCGGCGGAACCGGAACCGGTGACCGCGAGCCCGGCGGCGGAGCTCAAGCCGACCGACGACCGGCCCCGGCTGCCCCGGCGGGAGCCGCAGCAGAACCTCGTCGCCCAGCTCGAGAACGAACCCGATGACAGCGCCGACGACGTCGTGGCCCCGGGTGAAGGCACCGCGCGCACGCTCGCGGCGTTCCACAAGGGCACCCGCCGCGGCCGCGGCGGACCGGACGACAACTCGTAG
- a CDS encoding DUF742 domain-containing protein, which translates to MSVDDGWYDEAAGPLVRPYTITSGRTPAGTARLDLSTQVMTLRSEQEPAGLGPEHNAIVQLCRHPVSIAEIAVYIKIPLGVVRVLVGDLIERGLVITRSPAHHPAQSPDLETLQAVLDGLIKY; encoded by the coding sequence ATGAGTGTCGACGACGGCTGGTACGACGAGGCCGCCGGGCCGCTGGTCCGGCCGTACACGATCACCAGCGGCCGGACACCGGCCGGTACCGCACGGCTGGACCTGTCCACGCAGGTGATGACCCTGCGCTCGGAGCAGGAGCCGGCCGGGCTGGGCCCGGAGCACAACGCGATCGTGCAGCTGTGCCGCCACCCGGTGTCGATCGCCGAGATCGCCGTCTACATCAAGATCCCGCTGGGGGTCGTGCGGGTGCTCGTCGGCGACCTGATCGAACGCGGACTCGTCATCACGCGGTCCCCTGCCCACCACCCGGCGCAGTCGCCGGACCTCGAAACACTCCAGGCGGTTCTCGATGGCCTCATCAAGTACTGA
- a CDS encoding ATP/GTP-binding protein has translation MVPTPVKIIIAGGFGAGKTTMVGSVSEIPPLTTEEVLTEASAGVDDLSGVERKTTTTVALDFGRITISPRHVLYLFGTPGQARFWFMWDDLARGAIGTVVLVDTRRLETSFAAIDFFERRKIPFVVAVNCFDNAPRYTPEEIREALVVPDRVPIVMCDARDRDSSKLALIRLVKHAMTVVPAARV, from the coding sequence ATGGTCCCCACGCCGGTCAAGATCATCATCGCGGGCGGTTTCGGCGCGGGGAAGACCACGATGGTCGGTTCGGTCAGCGAGATCCCGCCGCTGACCACCGAAGAGGTGCTCACCGAGGCGAGCGCCGGCGTCGACGACCTCTCCGGCGTCGAGCGGAAGACGACCACGACGGTCGCGCTGGACTTCGGCCGGATCACCATCTCGCCGCGGCACGTGCTGTACCTGTTCGGGACGCCGGGCCAGGCGCGCTTCTGGTTCATGTGGGACGACCTGGCCCGCGGCGCGATCGGGACGGTCGTGCTGGTCGACACCCGGCGGCTGGAGACCAGCTTCGCCGCGATCGACTTCTTCGAGCGCCGGAAGATCCCGTTCGTCGTGGCGGTGAACTGCTTCGACAACGCGCCGCGCTACACCCCCGAGGAGATCCGCGAGGCGCTGGTCGTCCCGGACCGTGTGCCGATCGTCATGTGTGACGCACGCGACCGCGACTCCAGCAAGCTCGCCCTGATCCGGCTCGTGAAGCACGCCATGACGGTGGTCCCGGCCGCCCGGGTCTGA
- a CDS encoding RNA polymerase sigma-70 factor — translation MSGGDVVTEAFVAHRNLLFTVAYEMLGSAADAEDVLQETWLRWAEADHEAVRDERAYLVRITTRLALNRLRTLKRRKEAYVGPWLPEPLLTAPDVAEDVELAESVSMALMLVLETLAPTERAVFVLREVFDLGYDEIAEAVGKTPAAVRQIASRARRHVDARRPREVVSARETRAVLESFQRALEGRDLQGLLDLLAPDVVLLSDGGGVKQAALRPVSGADKVTRFIIGGIGKAAVELTGAPVVVNGKPALAMHVDGAFDGIMAVRVEGGRISGLYFVRNPEKLTRVESETPLTLR, via the coding sequence ATGAGCGGGGGAGACGTCGTGACGGAAGCCTTCGTGGCCCACCGGAACCTGCTGTTCACGGTGGCGTACGAGATGCTCGGCTCGGCGGCCGACGCGGAGGACGTCCTCCAGGAGACGTGGCTGCGCTGGGCCGAAGCCGACCACGAGGCGGTGCGCGACGAGCGCGCGTACCTGGTCCGCATCACGACCCGGCTGGCGCTCAACCGGCTGCGCACGTTGAAGCGCCGCAAGGAGGCGTACGTCGGGCCGTGGCTGCCCGAGCCGCTGCTGACGGCGCCGGACGTGGCCGAGGACGTCGAGCTGGCGGAGAGCGTTTCGATGGCGCTGATGCTGGTCCTCGAAACGCTGGCGCCGACCGAGCGCGCGGTGTTCGTGCTGCGCGAGGTGTTCGACCTCGGCTACGACGAAATCGCCGAGGCGGTGGGGAAGACCCCGGCGGCGGTCCGGCAGATCGCGAGCCGGGCCCGCCGGCACGTGGACGCCCGCCGGCCGCGTGAGGTGGTGTCGGCGCGGGAGACCCGGGCGGTGCTGGAGTCGTTCCAGCGCGCGTTGGAGGGCCGCGACCTGCAGGGGCTGCTGGACTTGCTGGCACCGGACGTGGTCCTGCTGAGCGACGGAGGTGGAGTCAAGCAGGCCGCCCTGCGCCCGGTGTCCGGCGCGGACAAGGTGACCCGCTTCATCATCGGCGGCATCGGCAAGGCGGCGGTGGAGCTGACCGGCGCACCGGTGGTGGTGAACGGCAAGCCGGCACTGGCGATGCACGTGGACGGCGCGTTCGACGGGATCATGGCGGTCCGGGTGGAAGGGGGGCGGATCAGCGGGCTGTACTTCGTGCGGAACCCGGAGAAGCTGACGCGGGTGGAGTCGGAGACGCCGCTGACCCTGCGGTGA
- a CDS encoding DoxX family protein: MDLALWLAAGLLAVVALTGGVSKAFVPREKLAAAPGGEWTTDAAPGFVKGLGVLELLAALGLVLPAATGIAPVLVPVTAGCWVLLMVGAMIIHVRHGGAGFAVLNLAYLAVAAFVAWGRFGPVPA; this comes from the coding sequence ATGGACCTGGCCCTGTGGCTCGCGGCCGGCCTGCTCGCCGTCGTGGCGCTGACCGGGGGCGTCAGCAAGGCGTTCGTGCCCCGGGAGAAACTGGCGGCGGCGCCGGGTGGGGAATGGACCACGGACGCGGCGCCCGGCTTCGTCAAGGGCCTCGGCGTGCTGGAGCTGCTCGCCGCGCTCGGCCTGGTCCTGCCGGCGGCGACCGGGATCGCGCCGGTGCTGGTGCCGGTGACGGCCGGGTGCTGGGTGCTGCTGATGGTGGGTGCGATGATCATCCACGTCCGGCACGGCGGTGCCGGGTTCGCCGTGCTGAACCTGGCCTACCTGGCCGTCGCGGCGTTCGTCGCCTGGGGCCGGTTCGGACCGGTGCCGGCATGA
- a CDS encoding TetR/AcrR family transcriptional regulator: protein MGTRDQLVESARELLWERGYVGTSPKAIQQRAGAGQGSMYHHFAGKKDLALAAVQRSAEELLAAAEAQLRTPGTAVERITAYLRREREVLKGCPIGRLTQDPEIVADPVLRAPVDETLTRLRARLAEVLGEGRDAGELPASLDTAALAATIVAVLQGGYVLARAAGSPEPFDQAVSGVLALLAAH from the coding sequence ATGGGAACCCGGGACCAGCTCGTCGAGAGCGCCCGCGAGCTGCTGTGGGAACGCGGCTACGTCGGCACCAGCCCCAAGGCCATCCAGCAGCGGGCCGGCGCCGGCCAGGGCAGCATGTACCACCACTTCGCCGGCAAGAAGGACCTCGCGCTGGCCGCCGTGCAGCGCAGCGCCGAGGAACTGCTGGCCGCCGCCGAGGCGCAGCTGCGCACGCCCGGCACCGCCGTCGAGCGCATCACCGCCTACCTGCGGCGCGAGCGCGAGGTGCTCAAGGGGTGCCCCATCGGACGGCTCACCCAGGACCCCGAAATCGTCGCCGACCCGGTCCTGCGCGCCCCGGTCGACGAGACGCTCACCCGGCTGCGCGCCCGGCTGGCCGAGGTGCTCGGCGAAGGCCGGGACGCGGGCGAGCTGCCCGCCTCCCTGGACACCGCGGCGCTGGCCGCCACGATCGTCGCCGTCCTGCAGGGCGGGTACGTGCTCGCTCGCGCCGCCGGCTCCCCCGAACCGTTCGACCAGGCCGTTTCCGGCGTGCTCGCCCTGCTCGCCGCCCACTGA
- a CDS encoding cupin domain-containing protein, with protein sequence MHVRRVPATSTAAPADAVTGSAWVTSLAVPEGPSRTRVDRVQFAPGARTRWHRHPLGQVLVVTEGTGYVQRRGGAAQLIRPGDTVRVAAGEWHWHGATDTTSLTHLAIEELPADGTPTELGDPAGEGEPAAVPALTRTLLLDQQLPAPRVIDHVEIRRITIAPGEHLGLHVHNGPVFGSIETGSAVYQIEGEPETVLTAGDVFHEPESARIARFDPEGDGVTFLAYFPVGPGETPSLTMLDS encoded by the coding sequence GTGCACGTCCGCCGCGTCCCGGCCACCAGTACCGCCGCCCCCGCCGACGCGGTCACCGGCAGCGCCTGGGTCACCTCGCTCGCCGTCCCCGAAGGCCCGTCGCGGACCCGCGTCGACCGCGTCCAGTTCGCCCCCGGCGCGCGCACCCGCTGGCACCGGCACCCGCTCGGCCAGGTCCTGGTCGTCACCGAAGGCACCGGGTACGTCCAGCGCCGCGGCGGCGCGGCCCAGCTGATCCGGCCGGGCGACACCGTCCGCGTCGCCGCCGGCGAGTGGCACTGGCACGGCGCCACCGACACGACTTCGCTGACCCACCTGGCCATCGAGGAGCTGCCCGCCGACGGCACGCCGACCGAGCTCGGTGACCCGGCGGGCGAGGGCGAGCCCGCCGCCGTCCCGGCCCTCACCCGCACCCTGCTGCTGGACCAGCAGCTCCCGGCGCCGCGCGTCATCGATCACGTCGAAATCCGCCGGATCACCATCGCCCCGGGTGAGCACCTCGGCCTGCACGTCCACAACGGACCGGTGTTCGGCAGCATCGAAACGGGTTCGGCCGTCTACCAGATCGAAGGCGAACCCGAAACCGTGCTCACCGCCGGAGACGTCTTCCACGAGCCCGAATCGGCGCGGATCGCCCGGTTCGACCCCGAAGGCGACGGCGTCACCTTCCTCGCCTACTTCCCGGTCGGACCAGGCGAGACGCCGAGCCTGACCATGCTGGACAGCTGA